AGGATTGGCATCCACAATCTTAGCTGTGCCTATAGAATACAGAACTTCAGGTCTGAAGAGAGCAACATTATCTCTGTTTCAGTCAAAGGCAAGTAGAGTTTTAAAATGTCTACTTTTGTAAGCTTTGGGCCCGTCTGAAGTTTCCATCACTGATTTTGTCTCCTCAGAGTTCCCCATCACTCCAGTCCTGGAGATTTTGCCTCAGTCCGAGGTTTATGAAGGAGATCAACTCAACATCTCGTGCACCATCAGAATGCTTCTCAACATCTCTGTGAGCAGCCCTCCCGACCTGTACCTGGTCCAAGGGACAAGGGCTCTCAGCAGTGGACTAACCAAGGTCAACCACAGCATGGTCGCTCTGGCAGAGGACCCTGGGGATTTTGAGTGCAAACTGGAGATAGGACATGTGATCAAAGTCACCACAAAGATGGTTCCAGTGACTGGTGAGTGAGCAGAGGAAATAAATGTCCATGTACGTTCACATTGTACATATAGTAACTGTAAAGGTTATCAGAAGAGTCAGAAATTACATTCCACTCATTTTAGGTTATAATATTTCTATAAACTTTCAACAGGGAACAAACTATTGAATTAACAGCCATCAGTGGGAAATATATACTATGTACTCTCTTACTATAAGTTGTCTGAGAGGACTGTTAGAACATGTCTGTCTATACTAAATAATAAAGAAGAGCCAGGACATGGTTAGGTTTATGTCCCCAGTGTTGTATCTCTAAATGTAGCCAATGGTTGACACATCATCTTGAAATCATcttattatcatattattatatttgtaattatataagatatgtcattttattttattccaggTTGCGTTATCAAACCTGGCTATAGGGACAACAACTTGCACAGCTTGCTCCTATCTGTTTACAGTGCTGTCTGTTGATTAATGAGCACTGTCTCTATCAAATAAACAAACGGATGTTTTTTATGTATACATTACATACGGATGTATTAAAAGGGAAGAGAcaattaatgaataaaaaacaaaataaattaggtATATCTGTTTTTTCAACCTTTGggtaaagagaaaaaagaaggatGGTCTCGGTTGAGTGCGAAactgtttatctgttttttacTCCATTTTAgttcatttatctttatttgtttatttttttcttttctgcattaTTAATTGATATCAGTGcagatataatttttttaatctgtccACAGAGCTGTTTTCGGCGCCAACTCTCACCATGTCTCCTGCCGAAGTCTTTCAAGAGGATAATATGACACTAACCTGCAAAAGTGAGAACTACGCCTCTGAAAGAATCACCAGGGAAGATCTGACTTACACTCTTGAGCCGCCTGACAGCACACTGACCCCCGTGACGCCCGGGGTCTTCTCTGGCAGGGCCCTGCAGCTTAGTTTCACCCATACCTGTGTAGCTCAAGCCAAGGGCATCATGAAACACAGTAACACCCTGACTGTATATCCTAAAGGTGAGCTAACTGGATTCTTAAAGGTTTCTCAAAGCTAATGTCTTGATTTAGTAAATGTAAACTCACTTGATATTCACCTCATTACATTAATTTgtcataaaatacacacatttgcCTGAGTGAACTTGTGCCACAATTGAACACATTTTAggttataatatttatattataaacttcaaacacaaagcaaatcTGAATTTGATGCCACCAGATTTGTGGAGGCTCAACATTATCATTGTCATCATTGTCATGTTGTGTGACACAATGCGCACCTAGTGCTAGTCTGGTACACAAAGTCATTTAAAGTGAGCGTGGATCATATGCGCCACTATGTTGTGGTTGACCAATCAgtgggccagctggccaatcagagcacactGGATTGTTTAGGAGGGGgggcttaaagagacaggagctataaaaagtgtttcagacagaggctgaaaggaagagctgcagcagtggacaggATGAGAACACTGATGCTTTCTCTGAACATTATAGCATGTACATattttcaagtaataacccTCATTCATACCATGATCTGACTATGAGCAtaacatgtctcctttaaagaaCTGATGTGTAGTTTTAGAGACAACACCCCTCCACTTCCAAACTTAAAGTTAACATTTCAAGAGTCTGaccgttattattattatattattattattgttattattaataaaaacaagagaGGCTGGCAGAAAGGCTTTGACTCACTCTTCAGAGGAGAATGTCAACAACCACTGTTACCTAGCAACAGaggtttttgtatgtgtgtttcactgtgtgcaGCAAGTGAGCAAgagttttgtccttttttaagGTTTGTTCTCTGAAGTCCATAGGAAAGTGCCTGTTTAATTATAAATGATAATCAGTTGTATGGACAGGCTGCAAAGTGCTGATCAACTGAGAGGAAATATATATCAACACGGTTCTTTCTTTATGCACTGGTGTTTCAATGCACCCTATAGCACAAAGATGTTATTTCTATTATGTCATCTATAGTTATATTATAGGACACTATTACcatatttaaacctttttttgtccCTCTGTTAATTTTGAACCTTTCCTTTGACCCTAAATTGTCAAATAAAATATCTGTTACTGCTCCCCAGTCCCAAGCTAAACACCTTGTCATTATATAATTGCCCTTTATAGAATGTGCAGCAGAATAGTCAATATAATTAtgttaaataatgaaatattatatgtctgtctgtctgtcttttcttggcaaGATAAGGCGAGATTAGCTATCAGAGTGCACTTCTACTGTCACTATGGTTTTCCTGGTTAATGGGACTCCGCCACAGAAACtcagagttttctttttctgtttctccttgTTTGCAGTGTCTGTCTCGATCCCTAAGATCTCAGTGGTTGGCAGGGTGGTCCTGGGACAACCATTACAGATCCTCTGTCAGTCGGACACTGGCAGTTTACCGATCAACTACACCCTGCTATGTGATAATGACAAGCTGAGCACAACCACTGTCAGGCTTCCCCGTCAGGAAGCTCTCTTCACAGTCACCATCGTCAGGCCTGAGGAAATAAACAAGTACATGTGCGAGGCCAGTAATAATCACAGGAAGGCTCAGCTCAGTAATAGACTCAACGCTGCTGTTATAGGTAACTAATCACAACAAATACCCTGCGTTCATCCGTTGTAAATGAGTAGCACATTTTAAGTAGCCTCATTAACAGTCATCCATAAATCCAGATTGTTTACCCCATGTAAATAATTTTGATCAGCCACATCAGCTGTATCATAGAGAAATACTGAAAAAGAAactactgtatatatatacaagagAAAAATATTTCCTCTAAAAGTCTTATTGAGGAATTGGAACTTACATTTTCCTTACCACAGGAGAACAATTTTATCTTAAAAGCTGAATAACAAACCGCCCATAATGTGAAAATATGTGCTGATGGTGTCTGATTAGCTTGTTGATTATTGAGATGGATAGAGTCtaagttttttcatttttttctctctgcagtgcCTCTGACAAGGACGACTCTGACCGTCCTCCCCAGCTTAACAGAGATCTCGGAGGGAGATGATCTCTACCTGATATGTGGCACTAACGGGTCGCCACCAGTCACCTTCAAGTGGTACCGTGATGGTGACAAACAGCCGCTGTTCACCAACATCACCGACCAGAACAACACACACTACAAAGTCTCACAGTTGTCCAAAGAGCACAGCGGCACATACTACTGCGAGGCTATCAACCACGCCAACAAAGTTGTCCGTAGCGAGAAGGTCACCATAGAGGGTGAGACTGATGAGTCTTTATATTCTGTAGGAACTAACCTTCACCAGACTAGCTGCtctttttgttctctttctgtcatttgtttttgaGTTTGACAAAAAGCAGGCGACTTGGCATAATCCTTTGTGCATGAACGCATTTTGTATTCACACAAAACTAAGAATCCGGgaagggaaaagaaacatttaaggTGTCCCAAGATTAAAATCATTTGCTGGACCGCAACAGTGAGGCCAATGAATGACTCATTGAGTAATGAATTTACTCCATTGGTTGGCAGGTTGAGTATTGGGGTTTCCTTTTCTGTTACTTTTTCAAAATTAATTGgttcaaacagattattttatGCCCTTAAGGAGGCATTCACAAGGCAGTGTGTCCAACTTAGCACATTTGTCGCTAGATTTACTCACTATCCAGACTGCTTTAATGATTTCATGTCATTAATACACCTAACCACAAATCTAGTGGATTGTTGGGACAGACCTAAGCTACTTTCCAAAGAAGAGAGTCGTCAGCACTGAGCCATGATCATGAGGTTgggccctaaccctaacccttacctctGCAGGCAAACCTGTAGACCATGTGTCTGCTGACGAGCTTTATTTCTCTGACTGATCATTTGCAATACTCTAATAATAGATGAATGTGTCTGCTGATTTTGTAACCCTCTTTCAAAGGGCTTGACAGTGACAGCTGGTCGATGTATATATAATCTAAACATCCCTTTTTATAGTTATTCTGCTGTCTGAAGACTGAGAGAGAAATCCGTGTAAATTATTTAATGACTGTATATgtgagcacagagaggaggagagaagcaaaCAGGCTGAATGCGAGATGACAGTTGGCTGAATGCAAATCGGACACAATGATGTCATGAATATTTCAATGAGCGTAATATGCCATTTAGTGACTAAGCGACTTTTCAAGCAGCCTTTCACTACTTTCCAGTGAAAGTAGAGGTAGAGTGGTTCCACAATAGTTCATCCAGTTGATAAATGTAATCCAGCTCTATTCTCGGCTTTGGCCTGGTCTCACTACCTTAACAGTGATTTTGCTTGTGCTTCAAATGTCCAACACTTGAGTATCACGCTTCAACTCTCTCCAGGTTCACACGCTAGCAAGGCAAAAAATCCAGGTTTATATATATGGTGTCAGATCCTCAGAATATGCAGAAATGTTTGATACCTTCAACAATTCTTGTGCGtttctttatctttctcttGCACTACCTTTGTCACCATGTCccattttcttctcctcctctctctccctgtgatttgcctgatttgtgtgtgtctccctctcaaCAGTACGCATGGCGCTGTGGAAGAAAGCCGTGATTGGGGGCGtgggtgtggtggtggtgtcgcTGCTGGTGCTGGCCTGCGTGCTGTACTGCAAATCCAAGAGAGGTAGAAAGACCTACAGTCCTCCAGCAACTCGGGGCCCTTCTGTCTAACTATGTATGAAAACATtcctctgcctccttcctcctgctcctctcacgTCTCCTCTCCAATTGTAGGTAAAAGAGAAGCAGATGCTGAATTGTCAGTGTGAGTTGGCACGATTACTTGCTTCCTCTGTATGTGACAGATTCTGTCGAGGTCAGCGACGATGTATCTAGTTTTTAGCTGCTGGTTTTATCATATGCTGGTTTTGCATGTTTGGAGAGTATAAATCACATAGACTTCCATTATACACGTTTTCCCCACCTTTCAGGCAGTGCAATAAAAGCTTAAATTCAGTATTAGGAGAAACTaactatttatacatttttcatatctCATAATTTTTCACATGGAGACTTATTGGTGGTCTGGTGTCCCCATGGTGACCTCTTGATGTTCTTCATGTTGATGACAAGACTCCAGGATGTTACTGATCCTGGCAAACAAACCCTGTAACTTCTAAAATATTATGCTTTAGTTttacaaaagaataaacaaagaCTTAGACATAATATTTTACTCAGTGAGGTAAGCTAAGCTAGCCATCTCCTGAGGCCAAGTTCATATTAGAGTACAGGCATGAAATTGGTATCAATGTCCTCATGTAACTCTCTGGGGAAAGCATATTTCCCTAAATGTCCAACTATTCTTTTGAATTAAGTGTCAAACTTCATCAATCCCTACATAAAAATTGTAGTGTTACAACAACTAAGTCACCAAAACTCTGGACAGTAGCAGCCAACAGAGGCTAACAATAGGACTTATATTTCTGATATTTGCTGAATATATATAGTGTACAGTAGTAGCAGTCCATAATATACAGCACATTAGTCCAGCAAATCCagtattgtttttgtcttatGCTGTACAGTGAAATTAAGGATTGTACTTTGATGTTTAAGTGTTATTATTGAAACTTAAATATATGTAGACAACAGTGGAAGTGTGCCGTATAAAAATCGAAGGGTTGTTAGCcagaataaatgtaaaaaaaaaaaaaaaaaggacaaagtgaAAAGAACGTAAAAACTACACAACTTTAGAGGAAACCAGTGTAGTGTTGACCCCTAGTTGAACTATAGAGCTGTTTAGATGAGTGGGTCtccattttgtttgtatgtcaTGGACTCGGGGCACATTCCCATTGTTTTCACGCTATTACTCTATGTTCTTAGAAAACAAACAATTCTCCAGATAAATATAGTAAATACGAAAGCTGCGAGGTAGTAAACAAACAATCAAGGTTTGCTTTTTTTAAAGAGGGAAGCATATGCAACAGGTGATAGTcagaaataatacaaagatTAAATGTCTTGGCTAAGAACAATCCTAAATAGGTTTGTTTTTAAGAGCACTTTCTGCTATTTGGATTAGATTGGTGTTATTGAAAATCCTGCCAGCAGACCTAATTTTTAACATTTGTCAGAAAGCCTTTGAGGGCTTCTCGACAGTAAGTCTAATGCAACACAGAGGTTTTTAACACAGCCACAGGAAGTGTGGTTTGACTTTTGTATTGTGTACCCATGACTGTTCTCATCAGCCATTCTCACGCCTCAATAGTCACTGCATTTTTCCTGTTGAAACCTCAGTACCTCACTCCCCTGATATATGTTCTAATGTTCTAATATGCATGCAGGGATCATGTGGTGGGGACCTTATTACCATTTATGTAACTATTTATGCTGCTGCAGATATCCCCTTAAAGTTTATATGCATGCACAATGTGTGTACGAGTATACAtattgtctttgtctgttttgcatgtacattgtgtttgtgtctatgtATTGTAGAGGTATAGAAACAGTAGGATGTTGTTAGAATACAGTAGgaagttaaagggatagttcaccgaataATGAAAATTAGGTCATTatctatgccgatggaggggtgaatgaagtgtttgagtccttAAAACCCTTTAGGAATCTCAGGGGTGAACAGTGTtggagccaaatccaatacaattgaagtaaatgttgacagattcttcaaacgtaaactaaacaacagaaaaacggAAGTAGCGATGCTATCAGAACCAGCAATGCTTCCGTGCACCCTGTGCGTGCCCTTGGGCAAAAGCTTTTTTGCAGTGTGTGAAGTGTGCGTGAGAAAGTGTGTAAATATGATGCTGCttcgagttgaatttgaatgtcttggCTTagggacacttggatgacaccacaggagcagtatggaggcattttattttttgaattagtttttttacatttgaagaatcagtcaatttggctgcaacactgtttacccctgagactcctaaagGGTTTTATGGACTCAATCACtttacccacccctccatcagaaTTATATACCAGATAATGagtcaatatttatttttcagtgaactattcctttaccTCCTTAAGATGCAAGTTGCTTCAGTAGATAATTCACGGTACATAGCATTAATTGTCAATTGTTACAAAGTGCTTAGAGTGCCCATTATTATCTTCTTCCAGACGAAATGCCAATCTATGATGGCATGGACGGGAAGTATCACCAATGGAGCAGCAACAGGAGCATCTACAGTGTCCCAGCCACAGTGTAGAGAAGCTCTGCAGTAGgagggaaacatttttttttacaaagaagCATTAATCCTTTTTATCTAGAATTATTGTACAATTGGACATATATTTCACTCTATAAAATCTACACTCTCAAGAAAAAGGTGGGGCATTGTTATGCTGAGATATGGACCAAAACCCGCTGCTCCCTCTCCGCTCCTCCTGCAATCTAAATGGCATTTGATTTACTACTTAACATTAATGTCTTTCCTTTGTTCTTTCATCcccatgtttctgtttctgtgattGCATGTCCTTTTTTGTGAGAACTGCTCTTTTTTGTCTGATTTATAAATAGCTTTGGTGACTGACTCATTTGTATATACATTTGATCACCATGACAggaaatgtatgtatatattttggTTGATCCCTTGACTGACTGGAAGAGACACTCGTAGAATAAAGACATtgcttttatttagaaatgtgtCAGTACCATTCATTTTGCCCTGGCTAGTGGATTGTAGGCTTAATTCATTTGTggtaaacatttttaatattatCATGCATTATGTTATAATATTGTACTTCTTTGTTCTGAATGGTGCACGGATACAATACAAAAACTGCCAACATAATATAGGTTgtttcatttcttaaaaaaaggaaaacacaaaacagacttCCTTCAAAAAGTCGAAAACAATAGATTCTGCAAGAAACGTCCTCTGTTGGCACAGAGCAGCTTATtggtggtggggagggggggggcagtgttgaTAAAACTGCTGGTGCTGGGGAGGGAGGGTCTTGTTTTGACTCAGGACACATACGTTGCATGAATGCATGCAGCTGGTGGAGGAAATTAATCATAAGAGCTTTGGTCGAGCTGTGTGTGAGATTACATTACCAACTGGGAAGTTGTTTTTGCCAGAATTTATTGTGCAGCCGTTGCTGTAATAACAAGCTATTGTGCACAAAGTGGCGGAGGATTTCTGAACCAGATGAAGGCTTGTGCTCCATTGttactgcttttgttttgttataaagTCTATACCCGAAGGCCAAATTGTACAGATGTCCCAAATATAGTATCTCATATCTTTTCGTAACAGCTTTTAGAATACAGAAGTGTAAACGTTAGATCAGAAGATTGAAAGGACTCTCAAGTCTGACTGAAATGGATAGCTGACTTTAGCTTAGCATAGCGACCTGAAAGGGAAAACTCTTGCCTGGCTCTGTTCTACAATGGCTGCAGTCTCTCATTTTTACACTTTGATTTTTgtatgaattaaacaaacaagatataaTTTGGCAATGAGCTAAATTTATTGGAGCTagttgatatttatttttttaaacgtgtttcctcttcctctcgctgtGCTACagtgaagctaaaatatcctggatatgaacgCTGCAATCTTGCGCTcttgacatcatttggagcagagtctgtgcagtagtgatagTAGAGGTGAGCTGTGTAACTCACGTCCCACCGATGCACTCAACTAATCGTGAATCAGTCTCAGCTATCAATCGGGACttttaaaacatcaaaatatATCCATTAAAACCAATTTTACCAAAATAATGAACATTTGAAAGTAAATCAGTGAAGAACTATAGAAACCTTCTTGAAAGAAACCTTTATTTTATGTGTCTTTTGGATTTGCACTGCAGCCAGTCACTAGGGGGCGGTCAAaacgatttggcttcacttaagGGGAACTGTTgtgtgtccatctttatatacagtctatgctttcTAGccagtttttctttgtttcaagGGTTTATGATATAGGCTGAGTTTACCATTTGTTGGCTGTAGCTTTACAGCAGATTATAGAGATTTAACACAGATATTGTTCTTCATAAACAACCCTCAGCAATACAATGAATAGGTATATTTGCCAAGTGTTAAACTATGTGACGAAGAAGTGCCCAAACGCATCAGCTACGTAAAGTGGTAGAGAAATGAGTCCTTAGCTGTGTTTCCCTCTTCATAATGTTG
The sequence above is a segment of the Limanda limanda chromosome 2, fLimLim1.1, whole genome shotgun sequence genome. Coding sequences within it:
- the LOC133027625 gene encoding platelet endothelial cell adhesion molecule-like isoform X1 gives rise to the protein MGLLLLLTSSLLFNSFYPGILVDAGLLNIKNILLFIEPSTSVAWDTNVTVRCKATIIHSGTEMLSREYTIYKGRREVYTKTSSTSEDMMYLLPGARLSNTGRYKCKINIEGKEMTSEATQLTVRGMKPILHLDKDVVNEQHDVTATCRAPGETGSFYFYFYEDSIEIPEDPVNSNQLEATFRFSRIGIHNLSCAYRIQNFRSEESNIISVSVKEFPITPVLEILPQSEVYEGDQLNISCTIRMLLNISVSSPPDLYLVQGTRALSSGLTKVNHSMVALAEDPGDFECKLEIGHVIKVTTKMVPVTELFSAPTLTMSPAEVFQEDNMTLTCKSENYASERITREDLTYTLEPPDSTLTPVTPGVFSGRALQLSFTHTCVAQAKGIMKHSNTLTVYPKVSVSIPKISVVGRVVLGQPLQILCQSDTGSLPINYTLLCDNDKLSTTTVRLPRQEALFTVTIVRPEEINKYMCEASNNHRKAQLSNRLNAAVIVPLTRTTLTVLPSLTEISEGDDLYLICGTNGSPPVTFKWYRDGDKQPLFTNITDQNNTHYKVSQLSKEHSGTYYCEAINHANKVVRSEKVTIEVRMALWKKAVIGGVGVVVVSLLVLACVLYCKSKRVRVVRAAVSVWSERPPEAANDEESSVVSSEPDVEYTEVVHPQPVDTVRVPMRKGTDTVYSELKDLPHGAADPQDYGSVEYAELNGDRPEISHYLPEANNPQDLPVPVD
- the LOC133027625 gene encoding platelet endothelial cell adhesion molecule-like isoform X4; the protein is MGLLLLLTSSLLFNSFYPGILVDAGLLNIKNILLFIEPSTSVAWDTNVTVRCKATIIHSGTEMLSREYTIYKGRREVYTKTSSTSEDMMYLLPGARLSNTGRYKCKINIEGKEMTSEATQLTVRGMKPILHLDKDVVNEQHDVTATCRAPGETGSFYFYFYEDSIEIPEDPVNSNQLEATFRFSRIGIHNLSCAYRIQNFRSEESNIISVSVKEFPITPVLEILPQSEVYEGDQLNISCTIRMLLNISVSSPPDLYLVQGTRALSSGLTKVNHSMVALAEDPGDFECKLEIGHVIKVTTKMVPVTELFSAPTLTMSPAEVFQEDNMTLTCKSENYASERITREDLTYTLEPPDSTLTPVTPGVFSGRALQLSFTHTCVAQAKGIMKHSNTLTVYPKVSVSIPKISVVGRVVLGQPLQILCQSDTGSLPINYTLLCDNDKLSTTTVRLPRQEALFTVTIVRPEEINKYMCEASNNHRKAQLSNRLNAAVIVPLTRTTLTVLPSLTEISEGDDLYLICGTNGSPPVTFKWYRDGDKQPLFTNITDQNNTHYKVSQLSKEHSGTYYCEAINHANKVVRSEKVTIEVRMALWKKAVIGGVGVVVVSLLVLACVLYCKSKRGKREADAELSVRNANL
- the LOC133027625 gene encoding platelet endothelial cell adhesion molecule-like isoform X3 — encoded protein: MGLLLLLTSSLLFNSFYPGILVDAGLLNIKNILLFIEPSTSVAWDTNVTVRCKATIIHSGTEMLSREYTIYKGRREVYTKTSSTSEDMMYLLPGARLSNTGRYKCKINIEGKEMTSEATQLTVRGMKPILHLDKDVVNEQHDVTATCRAPGETGSFYFYFYEDSIEIPEDPVNSNQLEATFRFSRIGIHNLSCAYRIQNFRSEESNIISVSVKEFPITPVLEILPQSEVYEGDQLNISCTIRMLLNISVSSPPDLYLVQGTRALSSGLTKVNHSMVALAEDPGDFECKLEIGHVIKVTTKMVPVTELFSAPTLTMSPAEVFQEDNMTLTCKSENYASERITREDLTYTLEPPDSTLTPVTPGVFSGRALQLSFTHTCVAQAKGIMKHSNTLTVYPKVSVSIPKISVVGRVVLGQPLQILCQSDTGSLPINYTLLCDNDKLSTTTVRLPRQEALFTVTIVRPEEINKYMCEASNNHRKAQLSNRLNAAVIVPLTRTTLTVLPSLTEISEGDDLYLICGTNGSPPVTFKWYRDGDKQPLFTNITDQNNTHYKVSQLSKEHSGTYYCEAINHANKVVRSEKVTIEVRMALWKKAVIGGVGVVVVSLLVLACVLYCKSKRGKREADAELSVEGGPSCRQCVE
- the LOC133027625 gene encoding platelet endothelial cell adhesion molecule-like isoform X2; protein product: MGLLLLLTSSLLFNSFYPGILVDAGLLNIKNILLFIEPSTSVAWDTNVTVRCKATIIHSGTEMLSREYTIYKGRREVYTKTSSTSEDMMYLLPGARLSNTGRYKCKINIEGKEMTSEATQLTVRGMKPILHLDKDVVNEQHDVTATCRAPGETGSFYFYFYEDSIEIPEDPVNSNQLEATFRFSRIGIHNLSCAYRIQNFRSEESNIISVSVKEFPITPVLEILPQSEVYEGDQLNISCTIRMLLNISVSSPPDLYLVQGTRALSSGLTKVNHSMVALAEDPGDFECKLEIGHVIKVTTKMVPVTELFSAPTLTMSPAEVFQEDNMTLTCKSENYASERITREDLTYTLEPPDSTLTPVTPGVFSGRALQLSFTHTCVAQAKGIMKHSNTLTVYPKVSVSIPKISVVGRVVLGQPLQILCQSDTGSLPINYTLLCDNDKLSTTTVRLPRQEALFTVTIVRPEEINKYMCEASNNHRKAQLSNRLNAAVIVPLTRTTLTVLPSLTEISEGDDLYLICGTNGSPPVTFKWYRDGDKQPLFTNITDQNNTHYKVSQLSKEHSGTYYCEAINHANKVVRSEKVTIEVRMALWKKAVIGGVGVVVVSLLVLACVLYCKSKRDEMPIYDGMDGKYHQWSSNRSIYSVPATV